Proteins from a genomic interval of uncultured Methanocorpusculum sp.:
- the fmt gene encoding methionyl-tRNA formyltransferase, translated as MRVLFMGTPEYALSSLHAVFAKHEIVGILTRADKPNRRGNRIEFSPVKVFALEHGIPVFQPEDMKDPALLEELKALSPDISIVVAFGMMIPDSIINLPKHNTINLHGSLLPKYRGAAPMQYSVLNGDSETGVSIMYVTARLDAGDVIHAKTIPLTEDASNGEVHDSLAELGAEALIEALELLESGRAVRIPQDETKVTFAPSISKEECVIDWTLPAAVVHNRIRGLSPIPGANTRLPDGKLLKIYKAEKVSGDYSGEPGMVVDVIKKKGPVVMTGDGAVCILSAKPEGKREMPGFEIVNGHYLKVGEQL; from the coding sequence ATGCGTGTCCTTTTCATGGGGACCCCCGAGTATGCCCTCTCCTCGCTTCATGCGGTTTTTGCAAAGCACGAGATCGTCGGGATTTTGACCAGGGCAGATAAGCCGAACCGCCGGGGAAACAGAATCGAGTTCTCGCCGGTGAAGGTGTTCGCCCTCGAACACGGGATCCCGGTTTTCCAGCCCGAGGATATGAAGGATCCGGCTCTGCTTGAAGAGCTGAAGGCGCTTTCTCCCGACATTTCTATTGTGGTGGCATTTGGGATGATGATCCCCGATTCGATCATCAATCTCCCGAAACACAACACGATAAATCTGCACGGCTCGCTTCTTCCCAAGTATCGCGGAGCTGCCCCGATGCAGTATTCGGTGCTAAATGGGGACAGTGAAACGGGGGTCTCGATCATGTATGTGACTGCCCGTCTGGATGCCGGCGATGTGATCCACGCAAAAACGATCCCTCTGACCGAAGATGCCTCCAACGGCGAGGTCCACGATTCGCTGGCGGAGCTTGGAGCGGAAGCGCTGATCGAGGCTCTCGAACTGCTCGAGTCGGGAAGAGCCGTCCGGATCCCCCAGGACGAAACGAAGGTAACGTTTGCCCCGTCCATCTCCAAAGAGGAGTGCGTGATCGACTGGACTCTGCCGGCGGCAGTGGTCCACAACAGGATCCGTGGTCTGTCTCCGATTCCCGGGGCAAACACACGACTTCCCGACGGCAAACTCCTTAAAATCTACAAAGCCGAAAAGGTCTCCGGGGATTATTCCGGAGAGCCGGGCATGGTCGTCGATGTGATCAAAAAGAAGGGGCCTGTCGTGATGACGGGGGACGGCGCTGTATGCATTCTTTCTGCAAAACCCGAAGGCAAACGCGAGATGCCGGGTTTCGAGATCGTGAACGGGCATTACCTGAAAGTCGGCGAACAGCTCTGA
- a CDS encoding ubiquitin-like small modifier protein 1: MRITVKAFATFREVMDMKVELEFPEGATVKTLLSELTARYNGLDVLLFAGPGMLRNFVNILKNGRNIHFITGLDTSLDDGDMIALFPPAAGG; the protein is encoded by the coding sequence ATGAGGATCACGGTAAAGGCGTTTGCCACGTTTCGGGAAGTGATGGACATGAAAGTAGAACTTGAGTTCCCGGAAGGTGCAACGGTCAAAACGCTCCTCTCCGAACTTACGGCCCGGTATAACGGGCTCGATGTTCTGCTTTTTGCAGGACCCGGCATGCTTCGGAACTTTGTCAACATCCTGAAAAACGGAAGAAATATTCATTTTATTACCGGCCTGGACACCTCTCTCGATGACGGAGATATGATCGCCTTATTCCCTCCGGCTGCCGGGGGCTAA
- a CDS encoding CxxC-x17-CxxC domain-containing protein, with amino-acid sequence MERRNNFGEQRQFNNGPREMTKTVCSDCGKECEVPFKPTEGRPVYCQDCLPKHRTPRNRY; translated from the coding sequence ATGGAAAGAAGAAATAATTTTGGCGAACAACGCCAGTTCAACAACGGCCCACGCGAAATGACCAAAACAGTCTGCTCAGACTGTGGAAAAGAGTGCGAGGTGCCGTTCAAGCCAACCGAAGGCAGACCAGTCTACTGTCAGGACTGCCTTCCAAAACACCGGACCCCACGGAACCGGTACTAA
- a CDS encoding Yip1 family protein yields MKNAVKYLLFDQKQFFEEAPKGLLIPALITLLYSLISIAFIIPGDVMTAVITVIVGVIGIFLSWAIVAGLFLAGVKLLGYAKCTFKQMLAVTGYASAILAIGALLSGLVGLVGTVDPL; encoded by the coding sequence ATGAAAAATGCAGTTAAATACCTGCTTTTCGATCAAAAGCAGTTCTTCGAAGAGGCTCCCAAAGGTCTTCTGATCCCGGCGCTGATCACGCTTCTCTATTCCCTGATATCAATCGCCTTCATCATCCCCGGAGATGTCATGACAGCGGTCATTACCGTGATCGTAGGAGTGATCGGCATCTTCCTCTCCTGGGCAATTGTCGCCGGACTGTTTCTTGCCGGCGTAAAACTCCTCGGTTATGCGAAATGCACCTTCAAGCAGATGCTTGCAGTGACCGGCTACGCTTCGGCGATCCTCGCGATCGGGGCTCTCTTAAGCGGACTTGTCGGACTCGTTGGAACGGTCGACCCCTTGTGA
- a CDS encoding aldehyde ferredoxin oxidoreductase family protein yields the protein MVIIMDGYAGNMVYVDLTSGTTAVKPTPPELKKSYIGGRGFGIRLLTDLVDPKIDPLSDKNILVFASGPLTGTGIPLGSRYEVSAVSPLTGTVMSGNSGGVFGWKMKKAGFDAVVISGKAEKPVYLFLDNGKAELRDASHLWGKTTGETTDALLDELKDQTVRVACIGPAGEKQVLFACIMNEKTRAVGRGGAGAVMGSKNLKAIAARGDQPIKVADEELLKTVKERVKNKIEENGIAKSLHTYGTAVLVNILNENYLLPTRNFQTAHFPEAEKISGETMAQTILKKPKGCFACIIQCGRVHEFDGESGEGPEYETDWGFGADCGVDDLKMIARANNLCNEYGLDSISVPTTIACLMEMAEKGYFDHPIRFGDATGMLKLVEQIAKREGVGDELAEGSFRFATKYGHPELSMSSKMQELPAYDPRGIQGYGLATATSVRGGDHVYAYMISPEILGAPEKLDPYLLTGKPQWVKTFQDLTAAIDALGMCLFTSFALDAEDYADLFTATTGIKTDADELLKTGERIWNLQKLYNVKRGFGRKDDTLPDRLLKEPLTEGAPAGQVSRVHEMLDEYYSLRGWDADGVPTKAKLKELGLM from the coding sequence TTGGTAATCATCATGGACGGCTATGCAGGAAATATGGTCTATGTCGATCTCACCTCCGGAACAACGGCCGTAAAGCCGACACCCCCGGAACTCAAAAAGTCATATATCGGAGGACGGGGGTTTGGCATCAGACTCCTGACCGACCTGGTTGACCCGAAGATCGATCCGTTGAGCGATAAGAATATTCTCGTCTTTGCATCCGGACCGCTGACCGGGACAGGGATCCCCCTTGGAAGCCGTTACGAAGTATCGGCCGTTTCGCCCCTAACAGGAACGGTGATGAGCGGAAACAGCGGAGGGGTTTTCGGCTGGAAGATGAAAAAGGCCGGGTTCGATGCTGTCGTGATCTCCGGGAAAGCGGAAAAACCAGTCTATCTCTTCCTCGACAACGGGAAGGCCGAACTTCGCGATGCCTCCCATCTTTGGGGAAAAACCACCGGCGAGACAACCGATGCTCTTTTGGACGAGCTGAAGGATCAGACCGTTAGGGTAGCCTGCATCGGACCGGCCGGAGAAAAACAGGTGCTTTTTGCCTGTATTATGAACGAAAAGACACGTGCCGTTGGCCGGGGCGGAGCAGGGGCCGTAATGGGCTCGAAGAATCTGAAAGCGATCGCGGCCCGGGGCGACCAGCCTATTAAGGTGGCGGATGAAGAGCTTCTTAAAACCGTTAAGGAACGGGTGAAAAACAAGATCGAGGAGAATGGGATCGCCAAGTCCCTGCACACGTACGGAACGGCGGTTCTTGTCAACATTCTGAACGAAAATTACCTTCTGCCGACACGAAACTTCCAGACCGCCCACTTCCCGGAAGCTGAAAAGATCTCCGGCGAAACGATGGCGCAGACGATCCTCAAAAAACCAAAAGGATGTTTTGCCTGTATCATCCAGTGTGGTCGTGTCCATGAGTTCGACGGCGAGAGCGGAGAAGGGCCGGAGTATGAAACGGATTGGGGATTCGGTGCCGACTGCGGGGTTGATGATCTGAAAATGATCGCCAGAGCAAACAATCTCTGCAATGAGTACGGACTCGATTCCATTTCCGTGCCGACGACAATCGCTTGCTTAATGGAGATGGCGGAGAAAGGGTATTTCGACCACCCTATCCGGTTTGGCGATGCAACAGGAATGCTGAAACTCGTTGAGCAGATCGCCAAACGCGAAGGTGTCGGCGATGAACTTGCCGAAGGATCGTTCCGGTTTGCGACGAAGTACGGCCACCCTGAACTTTCGATGAGTTCCAAAATGCAGGAGCTGCCTGCCTACGATCCCCGTGGCATTCAGGGTTACGGTCTTGCGACCGCCACCTCGGTTCGCGGAGGCGACCATGTCTATGCGTACATGATCTCTCCTGAGATTCTCGGAGCCCCCGAAAAGCTTGATCCCTATCTGCTCACGGGAAAACCCCAGTGGGTCAAGACCTTCCAGGATCTGACCGCTGCGATCGATGCTCTTGGTATGTGTCTCTTTACCTCCTTTGCTCTCGACGCAGAGGATTATGCCGATCTTTTCACCGCGACAACCGGGATCAAGACCGATGCCGACGAACTGCTGAAAACCGGCGAGCGGATATGGAATCTCCAGAAGCTCTATAATGTCAAGCGGGGATTCGGCCGAAAAGACGACACGCTCCCGGACAGGCTCCTGAAAGAGCCTCTAACGGAAGGAGCACCGGCAGGTCAGGTGTCCCGGGTACATGAAATGCTTGATGAGTATTATTCCCTTAGAGGCTGGGATGCAGACGGCGTTCCAACCAAAGCAAAACTCAAAGAGCTGGGACTGATGTGA
- a CDS encoding flavodoxin domain-containing protein, protein MSTVVVYKSKYGSTEQYAKWIAEELGADLKSAEQTKLDDLFPYDTIIYGAGVYVGCIAGIALIADNYEQLKDKKLIVFTVGLTDPAEKSKYIDLITKKFFLDDERHRTGFSFPRST, encoded by the coding sequence TTGAGTACAGTCGTCGTTTATAAATCGAAATACGGATCCACCGAACAGTATGCAAAATGGATCGCAGAAGAGCTGGGTGCAGACCTGAAAAGTGCGGAGCAGACCAAACTTGACGATCTGTTCCCCTACGACACGATCATTTACGGAGCGGGCGTTTATGTCGGGTGTATCGCCGGCATCGCCCTGATCGCCGACAACTACGAACAGCTCAAGGACAAGAAGCTCATCGTCTTCACCGTCGGGCTGACCGACCCCGCGGAGAAAAGTAAATACATTGATCTCATAACAAAAAAATTTTTCCTGGACGATGAAAGACACCGTACCGGTTTTTCATTTCCGCGGAGCACTTGA
- a CDS encoding ABC transporter permease yields the protein MSEENTTLWQKIYSPMILSLAVRNLKLNKFRTILSMIGIVIGVFAICGMGMISAGFTVEMNSMISDTADTLTITPIGEKVIDGTTTTGFSTKDLRDIESAVKSVTKEYEFIPMYSSSKYIYTGKETTMATISGMDSSDITKLATLTQGTLPRGATNVIVGETFAEDNNLRLGSRMIMLDSSGQEVTCRVVGIMEDTGQLTFGFSTNNAVVGSIEWYTALVGDNHGLYDKVIVKAYDPTELSAIDATIEKKMNGKEDKDSDDTVFILNSYEIMAVFDDIISMSSIFTTIISGISLLVAAVAIVNVMLMSVKERTREVGILRSIGTYRSQILQMFLYEAGLIGLIGAIAGTVLALIAAPIMLMAMIGSLDAMLSLSVLAYVPIGILIGLVVCLISGLYPAWKAANLNPVEAMATD from the coding sequence ATGAGTGAAGAAAACACAACGCTCTGGCAGAAGATCTACTCGCCGATGATCCTCTCCCTTGCGGTCAGAAACCTGAAACTGAACAAATTCAGAACCATCCTTTCGATGATCGGTATCGTGATCGGCGTTTTCGCCATCTGCGGTATGGGAATGATCAGCGCAGGATTCACCGTGGAGATGAACTCGATGATCTCCGACACGGCGGATACGCTGACGATCACCCCGATCGGCGAGAAAGTCATCGACGGAACGACGACGACGGGCTTCTCCACCAAAGATCTTCGAGACATCGAGTCTGCGGTAAAATCGGTCACCAAAGAATACGAATTCATTCCTATGTACTCGTCGAGTAAGTACATATATACCGGAAAGGAGACCACAATGGCCACGATATCAGGAATGGATTCGAGCGACATCACGAAACTTGCAACGCTGACCCAGGGAACCCTTCCGCGCGGAGCGACCAACGTTATCGTCGGCGAGACATTTGCCGAAGATAATAATCTCAGGCTCGGAAGCCGGATGATCATGCTCGATTCGAGCGGTCAGGAAGTTACCTGCAGAGTTGTCGGTATCATGGAAGATACCGGACAGCTGACGTTCGGATTCTCCACGAACAATGCGGTCGTCGGTTCGATCGAGTGGTATACGGCACTCGTCGGGGATAATCACGGCCTGTATGACAAAGTGATCGTCAAAGCATATGATCCGACTGAGCTGAGCGCGATCGATGCAACGATCGAGAAGAAGATGAACGGCAAGGAAGACAAAGACTCGGATGATACGGTCTTTATCCTGAACTCGTATGAGATCATGGCAGTCTTCGACGACATCATATCCATGTCCAGTATCTTCACGACCATCATCAGCGGCATCTCGCTTCTGGTCGCAGCTGTCGCAATTGTCAATGTAATGCTGATGAGTGTGAAGGAACGGACGAGAGAGGTCGGTATTCTTCGAAGTATCGGAACCTACCGGAGCCAGATTCTGCAGATGTTCCTGTATGAAGCAGGACTCATCGGCCTGATCGGGGCAATTGCCGGAACCGTGCTCGCACTGATCGCAGCGCCGATTATGCTGATGGCAATGATCGGATCGCTGGATGCGATGCTCTCGCTCTCAGTTCTTGCCTATGTGCCGATCGGCATTCTCATCGGTCTGGTCGTCTGCCTGATTTCCGGTCTTTACCCGGCCTGGAAAGCAGCCAACCTCAACCCGGTCGAAGCAATGGCGACCGACTGA
- the ileS gene encoding isoleucine--tRNA ligase: MKEISESYVPAVVENEVREYWKANNTYRETRKLHESGKPWLFVDGPPYTTGYIHLGTAWNKILKDAILRYHSMTGQHIIERAGYDMHGLPIEVKVEEKLGFKNKADIEKYGVAKFIEECREFALTHKDLMSEQFKDLGTWMDFDDPYQTVDKGYIEAAWYTLKRCEEEMMLERGSRVVNWCPRCGTAIADAEVEYWDETDPSIFVKFPIQRAENEYLVIWTTTPWTLPANVAVAVGEEFVYAKCRAVKDGKSEDLWIAKDLAEQILKYGKYQDYSIIETKTGAELAGTKYISPLASAVPLQAQIEHRVVIADYVAMENTGMVHIAPGHGWDDYLVGMKENLPTVCPVDGNGNFTDDAGIFAGKYVKAPETNQEVIDVLGDAMHAVRKITHRYGHCWRCKTPIIYRATSQWFLKVKDIREKMLEEIADEVTWFPDWAGSARFHDWVEEARDWCISRQRYWGIPIPVWVCPVCNKYHVVGRYEELEQLSGQKMTDPHRPYVDDITIPCECGGTMKRIPDIFDVWYDSGIASWATLRFLEKTEDFGKYWPADFILEGHDQTRGWFYSQLALSTIAFGKAPYKSVLMHGFLLDAEGKKMSKSLGNNIAPEDVTKQFGVDVMRHYILSANAPWDDMRFSLEGIKTNHRMFNVLWNVYKFPLPYMALDGYKPATKDGVWDPSAVEDHISEFCREDRWLISRVNSLAEQVTKEMEVCNLHRASRPISTFILDELSRWYVQLVRPRMWLEEEAVSKMQAYDTMYYVMRRLVTIFAPFAPHITECMYQNLKCVGDLPSVHMVDWFSGSDSLRDPVLEEEMEIVQEFDEAVANARQNGKRKGRWPVGTVVVATDSEKVAGAVSAMNDMCCDRANARNVTVVKGVWDKLDWTAVPVMKVIGKQFGRDGPKVKAFIEEANGTELKASLLADGKVSMEKDGFAAELTKEHMTFEEKMQENIFSSPIDNGMIYVDVTLTPELEAEGYSREVIRRIQEMRKQAGLAVDAKIKTDVVIDDARVTPLVDSKHDVIESEVRANCLCIRGPEGKACGCGVAEKADLAMDWEIDDLKVRISIAKAE, encoded by the coding sequence GTGAAAGAAATATCTGAAAGTTATGTACCCGCCGTTGTCGAAAACGAGGTTCGGGAGTACTGGAAAGCAAACAATACGTATCGTGAAACACGCAAGCTTCACGAATCGGGCAAACCGTGGCTGTTTGTCGACGGACCGCCCTACACCACAGGCTACATCCACCTTGGAACCGCCTGGAACAAGATCCTCAAAGACGCAATCCTCAGATACCACTCAATGACCGGCCAGCATATCATCGAACGTGCCGGTTACGATATGCACGGTCTCCCGATTGAGGTCAAAGTCGAAGAGAAGCTTGGGTTCAAAAACAAGGCCGACATCGAGAAATACGGCGTTGCAAAGTTCATCGAAGAGTGCAGAGAGTTCGCTCTCACCCACAAAGACCTAATGAGCGAGCAGTTCAAGGACCTTGGGACCTGGATGGACTTCGACGACCCCTATCAGACCGTCGACAAAGGATACATCGAAGCTGCATGGTATACTCTGAAGCGATGCGAAGAAGAGATGATGCTCGAACGAGGATCCAGAGTCGTCAACTGGTGTCCCCGCTGCGGAACGGCGATCGCCGATGCGGAAGTCGAATACTGGGACGAGACCGATCCCTCGATCTTCGTGAAATTCCCCATCCAGAGAGCCGAGAACGAATACCTCGTTATCTGGACGACCACGCCCTGGACGCTTCCGGCAAACGTGGCCGTGGCCGTCGGTGAAGAGTTCGTCTACGCTAAATGCCGTGCAGTAAAAGACGGAAAAAGCGAAGACCTCTGGATCGCAAAAGACCTTGCCGAGCAGATCCTCAAATACGGAAAATATCAGGACTACTCGATCATCGAAACAAAAACCGGAGCCGAACTCGCCGGAACGAAATATATTTCCCCCCTCGCATCCGCCGTTCCGCTCCAGGCACAGATCGAACACCGTGTCGTCATCGCCGATTACGTGGCGATGGAAAACACCGGAATGGTCCATATCGCTCCGGGTCACGGCTGGGACGACTATCTCGTCGGCATGAAGGAAAATCTGCCGACGGTATGCCCGGTCGACGGAAACGGAAACTTCACTGATGACGCCGGCATCTTCGCAGGCAAATACGTCAAGGCTCCCGAAACCAATCAGGAGGTCATCGACGTTTTGGGAGACGCCATGCATGCTGTTCGAAAGATCACTCACCGGTACGGGCACTGCTGGAGATGCAAGACGCCGATCATCTACCGGGCAACTTCCCAGTGGTTCTTAAAAGTAAAAGACATCAGGGAAAAGATGCTCGAAGAGATCGCCGACGAAGTTACCTGGTTCCCCGACTGGGCAGGCTCCGCACGGTTCCACGACTGGGTCGAAGAGGCACGCGACTGGTGTATCTCCCGGCAGAGATACTGGGGTATCCCGATCCCGGTCTGGGTCTGTCCGGTCTGTAACAAATATCATGTCGTCGGCAGATACGAAGAGCTCGAACAGCTTTCCGGCCAGAAGATGACCGACCCCCACCGGCCGTACGTCGATGACATCACGATCCCCTGCGAATGCGGCGGAACGATGAAGCGTATCCCGGACATCTTCGATGTCTGGTACGACTCCGGCATCGCCTCATGGGCAACCCTCCGGTTCCTGGAGAAGACCGAAGACTTCGGCAAATACTGGCCGGCTGACTTCATTCTCGAAGGACACGATCAGACCCGGGGCTGGTTCTACTCGCAGCTCGCCTTATCCACGATCGCATTCGGCAAGGCCCCGTACAAATCCGTTCTCATGCACGGATTCTTACTGGATGCCGAAGGCAAGAAGATGAGCAAAAGTCTTGGAAACAACATTGCACCCGAAGACGTTACCAAACAGTTCGGTGTGGACGTTATGCGCCATTACATCCTTTCGGCGAATGCTCCGTGGGATGATATGCGCTTCTCCCTCGAAGGCATCAAGACGAACCACAGAATGTTCAACGTTCTCTGGAACGTCTACAAATTCCCGCTGCCGTACATGGCGCTCGACGGCTACAAGCCGGCAACCAAAGACGGTGTCTGGGATCCATCAGCAGTCGAAGATCATATCTCTGAATTCTGCAGAGAAGACCGCTGGCTCATCTCCCGTGTGAACTCGCTTGCCGAACAGGTCACCAAAGAGATGGAGGTCTGCAACCTTCACCGGGCAAGCAGACCGATCAGCACGTTCATCCTCGATGAGCTCTCCCGCTGGTATGTTCAGCTGGTCAGACCGAGAATGTGGCTCGAAGAGGAGGCGGTCTCGAAGATGCAGGCCTACGACACCATGTATTACGTGATGCGCAGACTCGTAACCATCTTCGCACCCTTTGCTCCCCACATCACCGAATGCATGTACCAGAACCTGAAGTGCGTTGGCGATCTGCCCTCGGTCCACATGGTCGACTGGTTCAGCGGCAGTGATTCGCTCCGCGACCCCGTCCTCGAAGAGGAGATGGAGATCGTGCAGGAGTTCGACGAAGCGGTCGCAAACGCCCGCCAGAACGGAAAACGCAAAGGTCGCTGGCCGGTTGGAACGGTCGTTGTCGCAACCGATTCGGAAAAGGTCGCCGGCGCCGTTTCAGCAATGAACGATATGTGCTGTGACCGGGCAAATGCACGGAACGTTACGGTCGTCAAAGGCGTCTGGGACAAACTCGACTGGACCGCCGTTCCGGTCATGAAAGTGATCGGCAAACAGTTCGGAAGAGACGGACCCAAAGTCAAGGCATTCATCGAAGAAGCGAACGGAACAGAGCTCAAAGCATCCCTGCTTGCAGACGGAAAAGTCAGCATGGAAAAGGACGGCTTTGCTGCCGAACTGACCAAAGAGCACATGACTTTTGAAGAAAAGATGCAGGAAAACATCTTTTCCTCCCCGATCGACAACGGTATGATATACGTCGATGTGACCCTCACGCCGGAACTCGAAGCAGAAGGATACTCGCGTGAAGTCATCCGCAGAATCCAGGAGATGCGAAAACAGGCCGGTCTCGCCGTCGATGCAAAGATCAAAACCGACGTCGTCATCGACGATGCACGGGTCACGCCTCTGGTGGATTCGAAGCATGACGTGATCGAATCCGAGGTCAGAGCAAACTGTCTCTGCATACGTGGACCGGAAGGTAAAGCCTGCGGATGCGGAGTTGCAGAAAAGGCAGACCTTGCAATGGACTGGGAGATCGATGATCTCAAAGTCAGAATCAGCATCGCAAAAGCAGAATAA
- a CDS encoding NUDIX domain-containing protein — translation MKDTVPVFHFRGALDYKKIGLGNKLMMKKMKIPEADFVSKDQIKPLLASLGSTKPADKPASTTTKIYDTPRLTIETRHVHLPNGKDRNYLFVQPVPAVCILPTDETHVYLIKQYRAVIKEYILEVPAGGMDNGSETPLECAKRELAEEARLSAKEFVPKGYVYSTPGFCTEKLWLFEARGLAPCEDCARDEDEIIDVVKVPKAEVFAMIDRGEIVDAKTIALLTRSLANLNSD, via the coding sequence ATGAAAGACACCGTACCGGTTTTTCATTTCCGCGGAGCACTTGATTACAAAAAGATCGGGCTCGGCAACAAACTGATGATGAAGAAAATGAAGATCCCGGAGGCGGACTTCGTAAGCAAAGACCAGATCAAGCCGCTGCTTGCATCCCTCGGCTCAACAAAACCGGCAGACAAACCGGCAAGCACCACGACAAAAATCTACGACACACCAAGACTCACCATCGAAACCCGGCACGTCCATCTCCCAAACGGTAAAGACCGAAACTACCTCTTTGTCCAGCCGGTTCCGGCGGTCTGTATTCTCCCAACCGACGAGACCCATGTATACCTGATCAAACAGTACCGTGCGGTGATCAAAGAGTACATCCTCGAGGTCCCGGCAGGAGGTATGGACAACGGAAGCGAGACCCCGCTCGAATGCGCAAAAAGGGAACTCGCAGAGGAAGCACGTCTCTCGGCAAAGGAGTTCGTCCCGAAAGGATACGTCTACTCGACGCCCGGATTCTGCACGGAAAAACTGTGGCTCTTCGAAGCACGGGGACTTGCTCCATGCGAAGACTGCGCAAGAGACGAGGATGAGATCATCGATGTCGTGAAAGTGCCCAAAGCCGAAGTTTTTGCCATGATCGACCGTGGAGAGATCGTCGATGCAAAAACGATCGCACTCCTGACAAGGTCGCTGGCGAATCTTAATAGTGACTGA
- a CDS encoding HesA/MoeB/ThiF family protein, translated as MSAELPDSRFLRQIPLFGKEGQKKLADARILLAGAGGLGSAIATYLAAAGVGYIRIVDEDVVERSNLNRQILYREEDVGACKVEAAKKTIHALNRDVEVDSVCRHIDEKSVNDLVSGMDLILDGMDNFAARYVLNRAGLDAKIPFIHGAVNGFYGQVTTLVPGITPCLRCIVPTTPTWEKNAIIGVTCGAVGSIEASEAVKYLTETGKLLENRLLLWYGLLGECESIQIVNSPECTDCGFSSGEPDGRRSFA; from the coding sequence ATGTCAGCAGAACTGCCGGACTCCCGGTTCCTGAGACAGATCCCTCTTTTCGGAAAAGAGGGACAGAAAAAACTTGCAGATGCCCGGATCCTTCTTGCCGGCGCCGGAGGTTTGGGCTCGGCGATCGCGACCTATCTCGCAGCAGCCGGGGTCGGGTACATCCGGATCGTCGATGAGGATGTCGTGGAGAGGTCCAACCTCAACCGGCAGATCCTGTATCGCGAGGAGGATGTCGGGGCATGCAAGGTCGAAGCAGCAAAAAAAACGATTCATGCCCTCAACCGTGACGTCGAGGTCGATTCGGTCTGCCGGCATATCGACGAAAAATCCGTGAACGATCTCGTTTCCGGGATGGATCTGATTCTTGACGGCATGGATAATTTCGCCGCTCGCTATGTTTTGAACCGGGCAGGTCTTGATGCAAAAATTCCCTTTATCCACGGTGCCGTGAACGGATTCTACGGTCAAGTAACGACTCTTGTTCCGGGCATAACCCCCTGTCTCCGCTGTATCGTCCCAACAACCCCGACCTGGGAAAAGAATGCGATCATTGGGGTCACCTGCGGAGCGGTCGGCAGCATCGAGGCCTCCGAAGCGGTCAAATATCTTACTGAAACAGGAAAACTTCTCGAAAACCGGCTACTTCTCTGGTACGGCCTTCTGGGCGAGTGTGAGTCGATCCAAATCGTCAACTCTCCCGAGTGTACCGACTGCGGTTTTTCCAGCGGTGAACCGGATGGCCGGAGGTCGTTTGCATGA
- the def gene encoding peptide deformylase encodes MEIQIYGKEVLTKVAEPVDTITPELLAILDEMVPMLKEHRGVGLAAPQVGIGKRFFVMNPGDKVRRVINPEILKSGNAFAEMEEGCLSVPGIHKKVRRPRRITVRYTNEAGELIEEELKDYPARVFLHEYDHLDGILFVDKISPIAKKMIAKQLEDLSLKEA; translated from the coding sequence ATGGAGATTCAAATATACGGAAAAGAGGTCCTTACAAAAGTGGCCGAGCCCGTCGATACAATAACCCCCGAACTTCTGGCCATTCTGGACGAGATGGTCCCGATGCTCAAAGAACATCGCGGGGTCGGTCTTGCAGCTCCCCAGGTCGGGATCGGAAAACGGTTCTTCGTGATGAATCCTGGCGACAAAGTCCGAAGAGTCATCAACCCGGAGATCCTGAAATCCGGGAACGCCTTTGCCGAGATGGAAGAAGGCTGTCTTTCCGTCCCCGGCATCCATAAAAAAGTCCGCCGTCCAAGACGTATCACGGTCAGGTATACCAACGAGGCCGGGGAACTGATCGAAGAGGAACTCAAAGATTATCCGGCACGGGTGTTCCTGCACGAATATGATCACCTTGACGGGATCCTGTTCGTCGATAAGATCTCGCCGATCGCCAAAAAGATGATCGCAAAGCAGCTCGAGGATCTAAGCCTTAAGGAGGCGTAA